From a region of the Acinetobacter calcoaceticus genome:
- the mrcB gene encoding penicillin-binding protein 1B: MKFERGIGFFALIFSILIIGAFIALSIYLIRLDNIIREKFEGQRWDIPAKVFARPLEIYNNAPISQANFTQELKLLGYKTSSNYDKSGSYVAQGSNMYIHTRGFDYGDSVEPEQVLELSFANDQVVEVRSTKPSSTGVARLEPLLIGGIYPQHNEDRVLIKLNNVPKPLIEALISTEDRNFYHHHGISIRGTARALVSNVTGGKRQGGSTLTQQLVKNFYLTPERTLKRKVNEALMALLIELHYSKDEILEAYLNEVNLGQNGSYSINGYGLASQFYFGLPLRELSVAQQAYLVGLVQGPSLYNPWKNPEGAKKRRDTVLNNMRVMGYLTQAEYEDEIARPLNVLSKPSLGPAKFPDFLDIVRRQLRTEYQESDLTNQGLRIFTTLDPITQTQVQNAFKASVDRLANSNPARLKNLQGAVLIAHPENGELVAAVGSTQDFTGFNRALDAKRQVGSLLKPVIYLSAIESGRYNWASQIEDAPISVPVDGGKSWTPKNYSGGGHGVVSLSEALANSYNLSAVRMGQEFGLSTFSNNLRKFGVESTIPAYPSIFLGAVNMSPMEVLGIYENFATGGFKYPTRAIRSVVDANGRLLDRYGLNVQQTIDPSVGYIMNYGLQQVMSSGTGRAAYSSLSPALKLAGKSGTTNDTRDSWFAGYSGNHVAVVWLGLDDNKVTGLTGSSGALPVWINVMKQLRQTPVNIRQPDTVQWQWIDRASGDLSAQACDGAMYIPMLTHTVPHRATPCGAPYYQVDPTYTPQSDNTTLDSQDDNTDSYIRESESQMEQDLSNNSRVISSGSYNN; encoded by the coding sequence ATGAAGTTTGAACGTGGTATCGGTTTCTTTGCACTAATCTTTTCGATTTTAATCATTGGTGCTTTTATTGCTCTTAGTATCTATCTGATTCGTTTAGATAATATTATCCGTGAAAAATTTGAAGGACAGCGTTGGGATATTCCTGCCAAAGTGTTTGCACGACCTTTGGAAATTTATAACAACGCGCCTATTTCTCAAGCAAATTTCACTCAAGAATTAAAGCTATTGGGTTACAAAACTTCAAGTAATTATGACAAGTCTGGAAGTTATGTTGCTCAAGGCAGCAATATGTATATCCACACACGTGGTTTTGACTACGGTGATAGTGTTGAACCAGAGCAAGTACTAGAGTTAAGTTTTGCCAATGATCAAGTTGTTGAAGTTCGAAGTACCAAACCTTCTTCAACAGGCGTTGCGCGCTTAGAACCGCTACTCATTGGAGGAATTTATCCTCAACACAATGAAGATCGTGTACTCATTAAACTGAATAATGTCCCTAAACCACTCATTGAAGCTTTAATTTCTACAGAAGACCGTAATTTTTATCATCATCATGGTATTTCAATTCGCGGTACGGCTCGTGCATTGGTCAGTAATGTCACAGGTGGAAAACGTCAAGGTGGATCAACCCTGACTCAGCAATTAGTTAAAAATTTCTATCTCACTCCAGAACGCACATTAAAACGTAAAGTTAATGAGGCGTTAATGGCTTTACTCATCGAACTGCATTACAGCAAAGATGAAATTTTAGAAGCCTATTTAAATGAAGTAAACCTTGGTCAAAATGGTAGCTATTCAATTAATGGCTATGGTTTGGCTTCACAATTTTATTTCGGTTTACCGCTACGTGAACTTAGTGTTGCACAACAAGCTTATTTAGTAGGTTTGGTTCAAGGTCCTTCTTTATATAACCCTTGGAAAAACCCTGAAGGTGCAAAAAAACGCCGCGATACCGTGTTAAATAATATGCGTGTGATGGGTTATTTAACTCAAGCCGAATATGAAGATGAAATTGCACGTCCTTTAAATGTGTTAAGTAAACCAAGTTTAGGCCCTGCAAAATTCCCAGACTTTTTAGATATTGTCCGTCGTCAATTACGTACAGAGTATCAAGAAAGTGATTTAACCAATCAGGGATTACGTATTTTTACGACCTTAGATCCAATTACTCAAACTCAAGTTCAAAACGCATTTAAAGCTTCAGTAGATCGTTTGGCTAACAGTAATCCAGCGCGTTTGAAAAACTTACAAGGCGCGGTACTGATTGCGCATCCTGAAAATGGCGAGTTAGTTGCAGCGGTTGGTTCTACACAAGACTTCACTGGTTTTAACCGTGCTTTAGATGCGAAACGTCAAGTCGGTTCTTTATTGAAACCTGTGATTTATTTAAGTGCTATTGAATCTGGACGCTATAACTGGGCAAGCCAAATTGAAGATGCGCCGATTAGTGTTCCTGTAGATGGAGGAAAAAGCTGGACTCCTAAAAACTACAGTGGTGGTGGACATGGTGTAGTCAGCCTGAGTGAAGCATTAGCAAATTCATATAACCTATCTGCTGTACGCATGGGTCAAGAATTTGGTCTATCTACATTTAGCAATAATTTAAGAAAGTTTGGTGTTGAATCAACAATTCCTGCCTACCCTTCAATTTTCCTTGGGGCAGTCAATATGTCACCAATGGAAGTGCTCGGAATCTATGAGAACTTCGCTACAGGTGGTTTTAAATATCCAACTCGTGCAATTCGATCTGTCGTAGACGCGAATGGTCGTTTGCTTGACCGTTATGGCCTTAATGTTCAACAAACGATTGATCCTTCTGTCGGCTATATTATGAATTATGGCCTACAACAGGTGATGTCTTCGGGTACTGGTCGTGCAGCTTATAGCAGCTTATCTCCAGCGTTAAAATTGGCAGGTAAATCAGGTACGACTAACGACACACGTGATTCATGGTTTGCAGGTTACTCAGGTAATCATGTGGCTGTCGTGTGGTTAGGTTTAGATGACAACAAAGTTACTGGCCTAACGGGCTCATCTGGTGCATTGCCCGTATGGATTAATGTGATGAAGCAATTACGTCAGACTCCTGTAAATATACGTCAGCCAGACACTGTACAGTGGCAGTGGATTGATCGTGCATCAGGTGATTTATCTGCGCAGGCTTGTGATGGTGCTATGTATATTCCGATGCTAACGCACACGGTTCCACATCGTGCTACGCCATGTGGAGCGCCGTATTATCAAGTTGATCCAACATATACGCCACAAAGTGATAACACAACGCTTGACTCTCAGGATGATAATACCGACAGTTATATTCGTGAAAGTGAAAGCCAGATGGAACAAGATCTGTCAAACAACTCACGAGTCATTTCAAGTGGTAGTTATAACAACTAA
- a CDS encoding NAD(+) kinase, with protein MQISHKSFRNVGLIGRPDKSSVVETLCLIHDHLLNLGLNPIFDQETAELVPYDHAQIVSRHLLGEVADLVIVVGGDGSLLHAARALVRYNTPVIGINRGRLGFLTDIKPSEAIFKLDQVLQGHFQLDRRFLLEMEVRTNGEVIYDAIALNDVVLHSGKSVHMIDFELNIDGQYVYRQHSDGLIVSTPTGSTAYALSGGGPILHPSMDAIALVPMHPHTLSSRPIVVGGQSEIKIVIRENRVLPMVSADGQHSISLNVGDSLHIRKHPFKLSLLHPPGYDFYMACRTKLGWNQDFESFQRDES; from the coding sequence GTGCAAATTTCACATAAGTCCTTCAGAAACGTCGGGTTAATCGGTCGACCAGATAAATCATCAGTTGTAGAAACACTATGTTTAATTCATGATCATTTGTTGAACTTAGGTTTGAACCCCATTTTTGATCAGGAAACAGCCGAATTAGTGCCTTATGATCATGCACAGATAGTAAGTCGCCATTTATTAGGTGAAGTTGCTGATTTAGTTATTGTGGTTGGAGGCGATGGTTCGCTACTCCATGCGGCGAGAGCGTTGGTCCGTTACAATACGCCTGTAATAGGCATCAACCGTGGACGACTAGGTTTTTTAACTGATATCAAACCTTCAGAAGCGATTTTTAAACTTGATCAAGTCCTTCAAGGGCATTTTCAACTTGATCGCCGTTTCTTACTTGAAATGGAAGTACGAACAAATGGCGAAGTTATTTATGATGCAATCGCTTTAAATGATGTTGTTTTGCATTCGGGTAAGTCCGTCCATATGATTGACTTTGAACTCAACATTGATGGTCAATATGTTTATCGTCAGCATAGTGATGGTTTAATTGTTTCTACTCCAACAGGATCAACTGCCTATGCTTTATCAGGTGGTGGACCAATTTTACATCCAAGTATGGATGCGATTGCATTAGTTCCAATGCATCCCCATACATTGTCATCACGTCCCATCGTAGTCGGCGGGCAAAGCGAAATTAAAATTGTTATTCGCGAAAATCGAGTTTTGCCGATGGTGAGTGCTGATGGACAACATAGTATATCGCTGAATGTCGGAGATAGTTTACACATCCGTAAACATCCATTTAAACTAAGTTTATTGCATCCACCAGGTTATGATTTCTATATGGCCTGCCGTACCAAACTTGGTTGGAACCAAGATTTTGAATCTTTTCAAAGAGATGAATCATGA
- a CDS encoding YeaC family protein, translated as MNIEQMLSVLNPEIVERLKTAVEIGKWPNGVVLTKEQRETCMQAVIAWELKNLPEEERTGYIDRGKKEEGEVCEDDHHKHEPEFKPIRFV; from the coding sequence ATGAATATTGAACAAATGCTATCTGTTTTAAACCCTGAAATTGTAGAGCGTTTAAAAACAGCAGTAGAAATTGGTAAATGGCCAAATGGCGTTGTTTTAACAAAAGAGCAGCGTGAAACTTGTATGCAAGCTGTCATCGCTTGGGAATTAAAGAACTTACCGGAAGAAGAACGTACTGGTTATATTGACCGCGGTAAGAAAGAAGAAGGTGAAGTTTGTGAAGATGATCATCACAAGCATGAGCCAGAATTTAAGCCAATTCGTTTTGTTTAA
- a CDS encoding glycosyl transferase family protein, with translation MNTKRNIYKDAEHPFAQYVRILGKGKSGSRSLSYEEAYQAFTMILKGEVLDVQLGAFLMLLRVKEESIDELAGFVQATRDQLNFKPLDVDLDWSSYAGKRKHYPWFLLAALTLAQHGYKIVMHGASGHTLNRVYTEQVLEYLDYPICHSEQDVRTHLTEQNFAYLPLDVISPVLSELISLRNVMGLRSPIHTLARLINPFNAKVTLQAIFHPAYRTSHQHSALRLGYQNSAVIKGEGGEFERNPDAKTLICGIKNGELYEHELPKLTPERSPTEEELDLATFKAVWLGQQHHEYGEMAVTETIGIALYTMGVVTSFEEAMLKAKALWNSRF, from the coding sequence ATGAATACTAAACGTAATATTTATAAAGATGCTGAACACCCCTTTGCTCAATATGTCCGTATTTTAGGGAAAGGAAAAAGTGGTTCACGCTCTTTAAGCTATGAAGAAGCTTATCAGGCATTTACCATGATTTTAAAAGGTGAAGTGCTTGATGTGCAGTTAGGCGCTTTTTTAATGCTGCTTCGGGTTAAAGAAGAATCTATTGATGAACTCGCGGGATTTGTTCAAGCGACTAGAGACCAGCTTAATTTTAAGCCTTTAGATGTCGATCTAGACTGGTCATCCTATGCAGGTAAACGTAAACACTACCCATGGTTTTTGTTAGCAGCCCTCACCCTTGCACAGCACGGTTATAAAATTGTCATGCACGGCGCATCAGGTCACACACTGAATCGAGTTTATACCGAGCAGGTTTTAGAATATCTTGATTATCCAATTTGTCATTCAGAACAAGACGTTCGTACACATCTAACAGAGCAAAATTTCGCATACTTACCATTAGACGTGATTTCACCTGTTTTAAGTGAACTGATTTCCTTGAGAAATGTGATGGGATTACGTTCGCCTATTCATACTTTAGCCCGCTTAATAAATCCTTTTAATGCAAAGGTCACCTTACAAGCTATATTCCATCCAGCTTATAGAACTTCCCATCAACATAGTGCACTGCGCTTAGGCTATCAAAATAGTGCAGTCATTAAGGGTGAAGGCGGTGAATTTGAGCGAAATCCGGATGCCAAAACACTCATTTGTGGCATTAAAAATGGTGAACTCTATGAACATGAGTTACCAAAGCTCACACCTGAACGTAGTCCAACTGAAGAAGAATTAGATTTAGCAACTTTTAAAGCAGTATGGTTAGGTCAGCAGCATCATGAATATGGAGAAATGGCAGTAACAGAAACCATCGGAATTGCACTATATACCATGGGAGTTGTTACTAGTTTTGAAGAGGCAATGCTGAAAGCAAAAGCATTATGGAATAGTCGTTTCTAA
- a CDS encoding dicarboxylate/amino acid:cation symporter — protein MAKKPIYKSLYFQVIVAIIAGVLVGHFSPSTTQIVNGVEQHIPGLGEQLKPLGDAFIRLIKMIIAPVIFCTVVSGIAGMESMKSVGKTGGVALLYFEIVSTVALLIGLVVINIAKPGVGMNIDPTTLDTSGIQKYVSSGESQSTIDFLMHIIPDTVVGAFANGEILQVLLFAILFGFALHKLGDAGRPVLKFIDQVAHVFFNIVNMIMKLAPIGAFGAMAFTIGKYGVGSLVQLGQLILCFYITCLLFIFLILGTISRISGFSILKMIRLIREELLIVLGTSSSESVLPRMLRKLEIAGCEKSVVGLVIPTGYSFNLDGTSIYLTMAAIFIAQATNTQLDIQHQITLLLVLLISSKGAAGVTGSGFIVMAATLSAVGHIPVAGLALILGIDRFMSEARALTNLVGNSLATIVVAKWVGALDKDKLNDALNNPDEVDRKMMEPKTPQVAEGLD, from the coding sequence ATGGCTAAAAAACCGATTTATAAATCACTTTATTTTCAAGTGATTGTTGCGATTATTGCGGGTGTTTTGGTAGGGCATTTTTCCCCAAGCACAACGCAAATTGTCAATGGTGTCGAACAACATATCCCAGGTTTAGGTGAGCAACTCAAGCCATTAGGTGATGCCTTTATTCGTTTGATCAAGATGATCATTGCCCCTGTTATTTTCTGTACCGTGGTAAGCGGTATTGCTGGCATGGAAAGCATGAAGTCAGTCGGGAAAACGGGCGGCGTTGCATTATTATACTTTGAGATCGTTTCAACAGTTGCACTTCTGATTGGCCTTGTTGTAATTAACATTGCTAAACCAGGTGTAGGAATGAATATCGATCCTACAACGCTAGACACCTCGGGCATTCAAAAATACGTCAGTTCTGGTGAGTCACAATCTACCATTGATTTCTTAATGCACATTATTCCAGATACGGTTGTTGGTGCATTTGCAAATGGTGAAATCTTACAAGTCCTTCTTTTTGCAATTCTCTTTGGGTTTGCTTTACATAAGTTAGGTGATGCTGGACGTCCAGTTTTAAAATTTATTGATCAAGTTGCACATGTGTTCTTTAACATTGTGAATATGATCATGAAACTGGCTCCGATTGGTGCATTTGGTGCGATGGCATTCACCATCGGTAAATATGGCGTTGGTTCACTCGTACAATTAGGGCAATTAATTCTCTGTTTCTATATTACATGTTTACTCTTTATCTTCTTGATCTTGGGTACAATCAGCCGTATTAGTGGATTCAGTATCCTCAAGATGATTCGCCTGATTCGTGAAGAGCTATTAATTGTACTTGGTACATCTTCTTCTGAATCTGTTCTGCCGCGTATGTTACGTAAACTTGAAATTGCAGGTTGTGAAAAATCAGTCGTCGGTTTAGTCATTCCAACAGGTTATTCATTTAATCTTGATGGCACGTCAATTTATTTGACCATGGCTGCAATCTTTATTGCTCAGGCAACGAATACACAGCTTGATATTCAACATCAGATCACTTTATTGCTGGTTCTCTTAATTTCATCTAAGGGTGCTGCAGGTGTAACGGGCTCTGGCTTTATTGTGATGGCAGCAACTTTATCTGCTGTAGGACATATTCCAGTTGCAGGTTTGGCATTGATTTTAGGTATTGATCGGTTCATGTCAGAAGCCCGTGCTTTAACCAACCTTGTTGGTAACTCTTTAGCAACGATTGTGGTTGCTAAATGGGTCGGCGCTTTAGATAAAGATAAGCTCAACGATGCCTTAAATAATCCTGATGAAGTCGACAGAAAAATGATGGAACCAAAAACTCCTCAAGTCGCTGAAGGTCTAGATTAA
- a CDS encoding acyl-CoA dehydrogenase family protein: MLAYDADLELFRDNFKRFMSEHIAPHYDQWEREGIMPRSVWNQLGENGYLCVDIPEEYGGYGVPTYYSLMLVEESARAGFCALSTAISCHSEIAAPYILHIGTEEQKQYWLPKMVTGEVVGAIGMTEPGAGSDLQSMRTSAILQDDHYLLNGSKTFISNGQHADLVVLAVKTDPQARAKGVSLLLADTHLEGFKKGTNLDKIGLHSQDTSELFFDNVKVPKDQLLGQAGQGFTYLMQELPRERTAIASTAIGAIRGAIDLATAYVKERQAFGQPISQFQNTRFVLAQAKIDELATAAFYERNVALYQEGKLDVETAAALKSFSSDMQMKVADNLLQLFGGYGYMTEYPISRFFVDARIQRIYGGTNEIMKEIVARGLIGKA, from the coding sequence ATGTTGGCATACGATGCAGATTTAGAATTATTCCGTGATAATTTTAAACGTTTTATGAGTGAGCATATTGCGCCTCACTACGACCAATGGGAACGCGAAGGAATCATGCCTCGTTCAGTTTGGAATCAACTGGGTGAAAATGGCTATTTATGCGTGGATATTCCAGAAGAATATGGTGGTTATGGAGTTCCAACATACTATTCGTTAATGCTCGTTGAAGAGTCTGCACGTGCTGGTTTTTGTGCATTATCAACAGCCATTTCTTGCCACTCTGAAATTGCTGCACCCTATATTCTACATATTGGGACAGAAGAGCAAAAACAATACTGGCTACCGAAAATGGTAACAGGTGAAGTCGTTGGTGCAATTGGTATGACTGAGCCAGGAGCAGGTTCGGATTTACAATCAATGCGTACCAGTGCCATCTTGCAAGACGATCATTATTTATTAAATGGTTCAAAAACATTTATTTCAAATGGACAACATGCTGATCTTGTTGTACTTGCAGTAAAAACAGATCCTCAAGCGCGTGCAAAAGGTGTTTCATTATTATTAGCTGACACTCACTTAGAAGGCTTTAAAAAAGGAACCAACCTCGACAAAATTGGCCTACATTCTCAAGATACCTCTGAGTTGTTTTTTGACAATGTGAAAGTACCGAAAGACCAGTTGCTTGGTCAAGCGGGGCAGGGTTTTACTTATTTAATGCAAGAATTACCACGTGAACGTACTGCCATTGCATCTACTGCAATTGGGGCAATTCGCGGCGCAATTGATTTGGCAACAGCGTATGTAAAAGAACGCCAAGCATTTGGTCAACCCATTTCACAATTCCAAAATACCCGTTTTGTTTTGGCACAAGCAAAAATTGATGAGCTTGCTACAGCTGCTTTTTATGAAAGAAACGTTGCTTTATATCAAGAAGGCAAACTTGATGTTGAAACGGCTGCGGCATTGAAAAGTTTCAGTAGCGATATGCAAATGAAAGTCGCAGATAATTTGCTCCAACTTTTTGGTGGTTATGGCTATATGACCGAATATCCAATTTCACGTTTCTTTGTAGATGCTCGTATTCAACGTATTTACGGTGGTACAAACGAGATTATGAAAGAAATCGTAGCACGTGGATTAATTGGTAAAGCCTAA
- a CDS encoding alpha/beta hydrolase encodes MHNSFFFLPCCFLLSSLISCAALAQNPIQNQSKIVFQNNQAQFQIKSKNTGHDYLIQIYKPPVAPPQHGYPVLYILDGNATFPSAVNIAQSIGTGSTKLGLGPLMIVAVGYPKQKTFDAQKRAYDYTPKPSAEFQAQGKYKYGGADQFIAFLNDELKPEIAKQFPMNSQQQSLYGHSFGGLFVLYHFFQKPAAFQRYFAASPSLWFDQGMLFQKLNQWQTQKPLTAPMLMTTVGTHEQGGPRTQLTNTFNETDFFKALENKRSDQFTYWHFYNPAEQHITNLYSSLPKALMFASCQNLESCKSLFDEPTKQAAK; translated from the coding sequence ATGCATAACTCATTTTTCTTTTTACCTTGCTGTTTTCTTCTGAGCTCTTTAATAAGTTGTGCTGCTTTAGCTCAAAATCCTATACAAAATCAATCAAAAATCGTTTTTCAAAATAATCAGGCACAATTTCAAATTAAATCTAAAAATACAGGCCATGATTATTTAATTCAAATCTATAAACCACCCGTTGCCCCACCACAACATGGTTATCCGGTACTTTATATTTTAGATGGAAATGCAACCTTTCCAAGTGCAGTCAATATCGCTCAATCTATTGGCACTGGTTCTACAAAATTAGGTTTAGGCCCGCTGATGATCGTCGCGGTCGGTTACCCTAAACAAAAAACTTTTGATGCACAAAAACGTGCTTATGATTACACGCCAAAACCTTCTGCTGAATTTCAGGCACAAGGTAAATATAAATATGGTGGTGCTGACCAGTTCATCGCATTTTTAAACGATGAGCTCAAACCAGAAATCGCCAAACAGTTTCCAATGAATAGCCAACAACAGAGCCTATATGGACATTCTTTTGGCGGCTTATTTGTGCTTTATCATTTTTTTCAAAAGCCTGCTGCGTTCCAGCGTTACTTTGCTGCAAGCCCATCTCTCTGGTTTGATCAAGGCATGCTATTTCAAAAGTTGAATCAATGGCAAACTCAAAAACCACTCACAGCGCCAATGCTCATGACCACAGTCGGTACACACGAACAAGGCGGGCCTCGCACTCAACTTACTAATACGTTTAATGAAACAGATTTCTTTAAAGCTCTTGAAAATAAACGTTCAGATCAATTTACTTATTGGCATTTTTACAATCCTGCTGAACAGCATATTACTAATTTATATAGTAGCTTACCGAAAGCACTTATGTTTGCTTCGTGCCAAAACTTAGAAAGCTGTAAATCTTTATTTGATGAGCCTACAAAGCAAGCTGCTAAATAA
- the pheA gene encoding prephenate dehydratase, which translates to MINDDQNKTTSLSLEQIREDIDSVDQQIQELLNRRASLAEAVAKAKFASEENPLFYRPEREAQVLRKVMERNQGPLSDVTMARLFREIMSACLALEAPQSIAFLGPEGTFTQSAVLKHFGKDAVVRPLPTIDEVFREVEAGSAHYGVVPVENSSEGVVNHTLDCFKTSNLNVIGEVELRIHHQFLVSENTRKDSIKQIYAHQQTLAQCRQWLDAHYPGVERVALNSNAEAARRIRNEWHSAAIASDIAAGMYNLEILHSNIEDNPENTTRFLVIGREKIPQSGNDKTSLLISAHDRAGALLEILAPFAKHNISLTSIETRPALPEKWAYVFFIDLEGHIEQENVAAAINDIRPMVKEIRILGSYPAAVL; encoded by the coding sequence ATGATCAACGATGATCAAAACAAAACGACTTCTCTTAGTTTAGAACAAATTCGCGAAGATATTGATAGCGTAGATCAACAGATTCAAGAATTATTAAATCGACGCGCAAGCCTTGCTGAAGCTGTTGCAAAAGCTAAATTTGCTTCTGAAGAGAATCCTTTGTTTTATCGTCCTGAGCGTGAAGCGCAGGTATTACGTAAAGTCATGGAGCGCAACCAAGGTCCTTTGTCTGATGTAACCATGGCGCGTTTGTTCCGTGAAATTATGTCTGCTTGCCTTGCTTTAGAAGCGCCGCAAAGTATTGCATTTTTAGGACCAGAAGGGACTTTTACTCAGTCTGCTGTGCTTAAGCATTTTGGTAAAGATGCGGTTGTACGTCCACTTCCAACCATTGATGAAGTCTTCCGTGAAGTGGAAGCAGGCAGTGCACATTACGGTGTGGTTCCAGTCGAGAACTCATCTGAAGGTGTTGTGAACCATACTTTAGATTGCTTCAAAACATCGAATTTAAATGTGATTGGTGAAGTTGAATTACGTATTCATCATCAATTTCTTGTTTCTGAAAATACACGTAAAGACAGTATTAAGCAGATTTATGCTCATCAACAAACTTTGGCTCAATGTCGCCAATGGTTAGATGCGCATTATCCGGGTGTTGAGCGCGTTGCTTTAAACTCAAATGCAGAAGCTGCACGTCGTATTCGTAATGAATGGCATTCGGCAGCGATTGCATCTGATATTGCAGCAGGCATGTATAACCTTGAAATCTTACATAGCAATATTGAAGATAATCCGGAAAACACAACACGATTCTTAGTCATTGGCCGTGAAAAAATTCCACAAAGTGGCAATGATAAAACATCGTTATTGATTTCAGCGCATGACCGTGCGGGTGCTTTATTAGAAATTTTAGCGCCATTTGCAAAACATAATATTAGCTTAACAAGTATTGAGACTCGTCCAGCATTACCTGAAAAATGGGCATATGTATTCTTTATCGATTTAGAAGGGCATATCGAACAAGAGAATGTTGCTGCTGCGATTAATGATATTCGCCCAATGGTGAAAGAGATCCGTATTTTAGGTTCTTATCCTGCCGCTGTTCTGTAA